The genomic region AGTCAAGCCACTTTTTGATGATTAAAAACTGAACAAAGATCATAAGTTATTTCTGTAACAATTCATGTTTTACACCAAACTTGTAGGCACAAAGGGAAAAATGAATTCATATCAATTCAATCAAATCCCAGTGATGCAACTTAATCAGGGTTTCAATGCAATCAAGGTTTATcaaaatattggcaagaaaaacATTATGGATAAGAGATATATTTACAAAGAACATAGACAAtacatctaaaaaaaaaaaatactgcaaATTAATCCAGTTCAAGGAAAGTTTTCTCTCAGAGCTGGGCAGCTAATTCTATGGGTAGTATACACACTTGTGAAGGGTGCTGTGTGCATTCACACCCAAGATTTCTAAATGATTATTAGTCAAAGTGGTCCAAAACATTGCAACTGCTGATTTAACTTAAGTACAGGCTTTAAGTACCATCAAGATGCATTACTATTGCGACCGGGAACATAATGCACACTGCCCAAGACGCAAAAAGGCGATTCAAATTTTACAATCCTGAATAATTAGAATTACAATGCAGCACGTTGTGCCTCATTTACTTTGATACTGTAAACTTTTTTTTTTCCCCAAGTCTGGTGAACCTGTTGTAGAACAGTAGCAGCTGGTCAAGTGTGAAGAGATGTCAACTCCGTGGACCTCAGCAGGTAGAATTCCTACTTCCAGAACTCAAAAGTCTCTGGAGCTACACAGGAGATCTAAACTGGTGATTCAATACAGCTGACAAAAATACCAGCACACCCTAAACAACACCTCTCACAGCAGATGACTTTGTGGGAAGTGGGGAGGAAGGTTTtgtaggggtggggggagggggggggcgtgcCTTAGTAGAAGTCTAGGACAAACAAAATAATACCCCTGTCCTAAACCAGAAATGAGGAAAGATGATTGGTCAATGGTGTGAGACACATTGGTGGACTTCAGTTCATCTTATCTTCTAATTTTTCTTTGTTGGCTAACTTTCTGTAGTAAATGTTGAATTGGGAGTCAGTTCCAAAGATTTTGTCCCAGTAGGTAAAGGTTGAAGCATAGTTTCCAATAAAGTTCATGTGGTGAAAATCATGAAACCGAGCTCCAGCATAAAATGGAATCAGATGCAAGGGGTTCACAGGGATGTCATAACCACTGGAGGCAAGAAGTGCAAGATATTATTAAAATAACACTATACAAGGGTGGCACAGTATCAATACACAAAACAAATCTTTTATTCAAAAAGTTAATATTGAAAGGGTGTGATTAAGGGTCGAATTCCAAGGAACACAAGTTAAAATTTGGAAGAATATGGGGCAAGACATGCAAAACATTTTTCATGCGAAAGAGTAGAGTTGTGAAATAAATTACCAGGGAAGGCACGGAAGCTATCAGCATATATAGGTCCAAGGGACAAAGTGTGTTTCTGGAGAAAAGAGATTGAGGATATAGTGGGGAGGTTGTTCTAGAGAaaagaaatgggtctttttctgttcCTAATAATTCTTACGCCGTGAAACCAATTTAGAAGTATACATGTTCACATTGAGAGCTAAGTCACAtaggttgttaaaaaaaaaatttaaaagtttttttttaatggagaTGTGAGAAGTGATTCAAAATGAATGACATTTCTAGTGACAGCATTTTCCTTCCTGTTTCCTCCATTTCTGCACAGCTTAAGTAGTAATTCTTCATTCACATGAAAGGATCATTGTATTAGGaaattaaataaaaattaaaataaattcaAAAGTAATGCTACTTTGGTTATAATACCTTTATTTCGAGGCACAAAAATGTTTAAGTGCATTTGATTTGAGAATACAACCGCAGTGACTCCTTAAATGGGAATGTTCAATAAAATATTTTGCCTGTAATTTGTGGATCTTTGTTTTAATCAGTTAAACTTGTCTCACCTGTAAGACTATACAATATATTCAGGCCTACCTGTGAACATCAATAGTTTCCAGCAGGCGAATGGCAACCCAAGCCCACAGCAGCATCACATGATTACAAAAGATCATGATTCCAATGAAGAAGCCTGCTCCAAGGATAATGGTCTCCAGTGGATGAGCATATTCAGCCTGCATGCCAAATGGAGACTAAAAGGAAACATTTTAATAAATACAAGGTCGTTCCATTTATGGTAAATTGCATTGTAAAAGGAAAAAGGAATATTTATCTAATTAACCACATTCCTTTCAGAGAACAGAGTCTGTCCTCTCAGCAAGGAAAAATTCTGCAAGCTCACCACACCAATTGACTTTCAAGGATGGATAGTGGGAAGTTTTGCTCATCCATTTACATTTTTACCTCATCTGCCAAACCTAACAATTTGCTTTCCACGGATGATGTTTTCTACTGTGTGTATATGTAAGTGTATAAATCCTTCCAAACTCTGACCGCTCTTAAACGTGGCAATTTTGTGCATGCCTCTAATTTTGCACTCtctaaggtgaccgcggtgactgcaacaactactgtggaatctccctgctcagcatagtggggaaagtctttgctcgagtcgctctgaacaggctccagaagctggccgagcgggtctaccctgaggcacagtgtggctttcgtgcagagagatcgaccgttgacatgctgttctcccttcgtcagatacaggagaaatgccgtgaacaacagatgcccctctacattgctttcattgatctcaccaaagcctttgacctcgtcagcagacatggtctcttcagactactagaaaagatcggatgcccaccaaagctactaagtatcatcacctcattccatgacaatatgaaaggcacaattcaacatggtggctccttatcggacccctttcctatcctgagtggcgtgaaacagggctgtgttctcgcacccacactttttgggattttcttctccctgctgctttcacatgcgttcaagtcctctgaagaaggaattttcctccacacaagatcagggggcaggttgttcaaccttgcccgtctaagagcgaagtccaaagtacggaaagtcctcatcagggaactcctctttgctgacggtgctgctttaacatctcacactgaagagtgcctgcagagtctcatcgacaggtttgcggctgcctgcaatgaatttggcctaaccatcagcctcaagaaaacaaacatcatggggcaggacgtcagaaatgctccatccatcaatattggcgaccacgctctggatgtggttcaagagttcacctacctaggctcaactatcaccagtaacctgtctctagatgcagaaatcaacaagcgcatgggaaaggcttccactgctatgtctagactggccaagagagtgtgggaaaatggcgcactgacacggaacacaaaagttcgagtgtatcaggcctgtgtcctcagtaccttgctctatggcagcgaggcctggacaacatatgtcagccaagagtgacgtctcaattcattccgtcttcgttgcctccggagaatacttggcatcaggtggcaggaccgtatctccaacacagaagtcctcgaggcggccaacatccccagcttatacacattactgagtcagcggtgcttgagatggcttggccatgtgagccgcatggaagatggcaggatccccaaagatacattgtacagcgagctcgccactggtatcagacccaccggccgtccatgtctccgctataaagacgtctgcaaacgcgacatgaaatcctgtgacattgatcacaagtcgtgggagtcagttgccagcgttcgccagagctggcgggcagccataaagacagggctaaaatgtggcgagtcgaaaagacttagtagttggcaggagaaaagaaagaggtgcaaggggagagccaactgtgcaacagccccgacaaacaaatttctctgcagcacctgtggaagagcctgtcactctagaattggcctttatagccactccaggcgctgcttcacaaaccactgaccacctccaggcgcgtatccattgtctctcgagataaggaggcccaaaagaaagaaagttaaATAGCCTGCTGAGATCTAATTTTTTTGTGCCTCTCAGCATGTTAGAAAGATGAATAAGACTTCAGTGCAATAGTATCAAAGAAAATCTTGAATGTAAAGCTTCCTGAAAAGACGTTTCATAGTAACATCAGTATTACATGGGGAGTTCAGTTTTGAAAATACCAAGAACTGACCGTGTTGCCTAAGATTTATTTTGATGAATTCTGACAACTGGAGACTTCATTTTTTCTAAAGTTTGCCAAAATTGTCTTTCAGACCCATTGTAACTAGTGACATTAATAATACTGTTCAGTTGAGAACTAAAAAAGAGTCATGCTTTAAGCAGACTACTTTAGTCGCACTTCGAACTGAACCCTGAAGACAGTTTGCAAACGATTGAGCTTCAtagaacacattaaaaaaaaatgttttctctcaaTTTGCACACGACAATAGACAACATCAAAACAAGAGAACATTGCTAGTATTAAAGTCAATTTTTTCTGCAACTATCCTTCAAATAAAACAATGTCTAAggtggcagctcacccccaccttcttaggggtaattaggaatggtcaataaatgctggccttgccagtgacagccacatcccatgaatgaaagaaACAAAATGAATAAAAAGTGAATGTGATTTTCTTGTTCAGGTAAAATGAAGATCTTTCAATTCAAAGACTGatttgcatttttttaaaatttaaaaacacAAAATCATATAAAAGTACTTGAGAAAATTTAGCACAGAAATAGCAAAACACTGACACACCAGCATCAAGAACAAAAGCTTGCAAACTGAAGTCTAGGATTAGAAATGCACCAAGAAGTTGCACAAATTCAAATTAGTGCAACCAAATTTCTGAAAAAGGTTTCTACTTAGAGTTGCAGGGAAAATTAAGAAGATTAAGaggacaatttaaaaaaaaaaaatcacacttcaAGGTAAACTCTCTCAATCAAAATCTAAGCACTTTCCGAAAGTAAAAATAGTACTGCTTGGAACTTACTGTGAAATCATGATGCATCTTGTGAATATATTTGTAGATTCTCCTATGATGTAACAGTCTGTGCATGAAATAGTGCCAGGTGTCCTCAATGACCGCACAACCAAAGCACTGGGCTAGCAGCATGTACCTAAAGTGATTCACAGGATATAGTTAGGGGCACGCTTTCCAGTCAACAGGCAGTTCCATATACCTTAAATGGATAGCACCACTGTAACAACCctagtggcctaatggataaggcactgGCCTCCTAAACCagggattgtgggttcaagtcccatctggggtgcaGTAAGTGCACTTTCAACCATTCTCCTTTACTCTGGGgcagcgcagcggttagcactgcagcctcacaactccagcgacccgggttcagttctgggtactgcctgtgcggcgtttgcaaattctccctgtgaccgtgtgggtttctgctgggtgctctggtttcctcccacaaacaaagacttgcaggttgataagtaaattggccattgtaaattacccctagtgtagataggtggtaggagaatagtggggatgaggtagggaatatggggttaatgtaggattagtctaaatgggtggttgttggtcgacacagactcggtgggccgaagggcctgtttcagtgctgtatctctaaataaataaaaattcaaTTCAGGAGCTTAGAAGAACTGTGGAAAGTGTGTTCAGCAGTGACGTGATTATATGCATAATACGGTTATAatacgggttcgattccgggtactgcctgtgtggagtttgcaagttctccctgtgtctgcgtgggttttctccgggtgctccggtttcctcccacaagccaaaagacttgcaggttggtaggtaaattggccattataaattgtcactagtataggtaggtggtagggaaatatagggacagatggggatgtttggtaggaatataggattagtataaatgggtggttgatggtcggcacagactcggtgggccgaagggcctgtttcagtgctgtatctctaatctaaatctaatctaaatctaaatagAATAATTTTCTCATATACAATCCAAGACTAAGACATTTGCAATTCTTTTTAATTATCTGTATTATATTAAATGTTTAACAGTTTGAGGGAAGCATGGCTGTTTGGAATACAATTATTTGTGGCTGGATCTAGAAAACAAGCTTTAGACTGTACACTCAGGTGTGGTGGGGACCATTCTTCAAGAGAGGCAAAATTAATCTGAACAAAATCTTTCACTGATTTCACCACCTCCTTTGCCCAACAAGGCTTTCATAGCATTTATTTTTAGATTTGTACTATGTATATAGACCAGGTCAAGCAAGATGCTTTGCAAATATTTCCAACATGTCTCAGTTCCACAAAAATAAAAACACATCCTGCTCTTGGTGCTACGGTGATTCAGAAAACAGGTCCATCTGAGATTAAGTGCCAACCCTtactcaatggtagcactctcagcTCGGAGCCAGAAGCTTGTAGGCTCATGTCCTGCACCAGAGAACATAATACAGACAGAGTTATGCACTGTCGGAAATGCTGTTTTTCAAGAGGTGACATTAAACCGAGGGCCTGTCCGCCCCATCGGGTGAAAtcgaaaagatcccaaggcaccatttgaagaaaagcagggaagttcttcccCAAGTctcggccaacatttatcccccaaccaacatcacaaatagattacctggtcatttatctcattgttgtttgtaggtccttgctatgtgcaaattggctgccatgtttcctacactacaacaatgactacaattcaaaaatatttaattggctgtaaagctctttgggataccctgaggtcatgaaaggcaccatttCTTTAAgcattcccttttttttttaaaacaagggcGAGGAATGTTTCCCAAACAAGATAGAAAGTACTCTAATAAAAACAAATGAAAGTCATTTTTTACTTTAAATAGAAGTTGTATTACTAAAGAAACTCTCCCCAACACCAAAAGAAAAGTAAATACAATTTAAAAAAATAAGTACCATCTCGGCATAGATTCCCAGGTGTAAGGGATGTTGAAGGACTCAGTGAAGTAATAGGTGCCACAGATCATGGGTAACTGGATACAGAAATGATTGAAGAGCAATACCttgaaacatttccattgtttttCCCAAGTTTCTGGTTTGTCCTGGAAAGAAAAGAAACAGATACAGTGTAGAAAGCAATCTGAATCACAGGAAATCTTTCACAGGAAGAACAACTTGCTCTAAACTAGAAACAATTTAAGTGATTGTTAGCCTGTTTAACCCTATGGCAAAGTTCTAGCGCACAGTTGACTTTTATGGGCTCCCCATTTTCAGATAACATTAGTTATCACTCTTACCTTATAAAGACTTTCCAACCACATTGCTCCTGGATTTTTTACAGAAATTTGATATTATATGTACACAATTATTAAAACTGGTGACATGCAGTTTATGGTTCATTTGATTTCTAATTTCAACATAAAGAGCTGAAGGATTGTGTGAGGTCAAAAGGTATGGCTCATCTGTGCAGGTCACCATGAACAAAAAGCTACACTAACTACTGGGCTCACAACTTCAGAATGACAGCATCAAGATGACTATAATAAACTTGCAGTAAGGGCATGTAAATGACAACTGAATTTCAATATGGGTAACTGTGAGGTGTTACATTTTGGTCGGCGAAATTTGAAGGTCATACTTGATAAATAAAAGTCTACAAggggaagaggagcaaaggaatctaagggtacagattcacaaatcttTAGAAGTAGCATTGCGGGCTACCAACGCCACAAGATCTAAACAAAGCGTTGGGGTTCCTTTCTAGGGAAATGGGAAttgaaaagcaggaaagttatgttaaacttgtattagCACTTTGGTTAGATCACAGTTAAGAGTCCAGGGTAAAGTTCTAGTCCCCATATTACAAAAGTTACAACATAACAAAATGTTTTAAGGGTACAGGAATAGTGATTATGTTTCTGGACTAGTAAccaagaggcctggactaatgatccagagacaagaattcaaatcccaccttggcagctggggaatttaaattcccttaattaaataaaaatctgaaataaaaagtgctatgaccaggtgagaaaggggtctaggggttccctttcagcttttgcctggtttgacgatcctttgagttcgatgtagagtttttggatgccggtaagtcttgccgtttcgttggggcccagtacacgctTTAAAACTGGTTTCGATGCAGGAGTCTTGTCTCTCGAGGCTTAAGTGACATCAGTGACTCCGGATActagtcagagagcgacagaggcagagacctcttcttccaagttcatctGCAATCTGCAGTCCGacacaagctgtcctgtgagcagttcaaaaccagaccggggccagcaggttagtcatgtgactcactgtttaaacaaactcctgcatttgtggattctccaccttGGTAGACAtcctggaatgctggctcttacacactcaatgtctggtgatcaaaatccatttggttaattggatcagggagcaattcttttgtctccccAAGCTTTGTCTCTCAACATGCAAATATTctttcagccactgctgatctctttaaacaagtcatctctacactccagcaacagtttaaaattaatgttcatgtgatgaaaataatatgcctcattcttgttaAGTGGGGGTCTTtgtcacctccacacccagtggaatgaaatgcgattttttaaaaagagtatttcattaaaagggactgcaGAGAACAGTAGGtataggaaaacacacatgcatctctctcattcattcaggaatcctaaaaattgttacagctcgtcttttcttggtagcagtgctgctttaaactgccctttttggcattccaataaacatgtggtttttggggaagtttctcagtTTGCACATTTTCAGGACTGCCTCGGgtatctttgttcctgttgaggtctgcagggggaggattagatttaattagccctaggttggagttctgctcatgggcagcagcagtgggtggttccactctgaactctcttgcagtgctttgatgagtcatgcaaggactTTTCACCTTGggagatggttggttcccttttcccctgactgtgggggtgaattccttgctaatcttccctttgtcctctgggacactcctgctaacagttatttgtccagattctactgcactcccctgcggcactgcgactaggcgaggcatcaccctcacggtttctctaccCTCTTGCGGACTTTTTTTTTGTCTGTGCAAGTTTCTGTAAATGCtggtagcaactctggtggggtgcttctgggtgtctgcatttacataggaggatgtggggtctaacttttcaaacattttggggttggctgagtggacagtaggggttttcatctggtattcctcccggatttcctttaacctgccctctttgtcccttttcgtttctaaccttttgccagccttgcgcctgtctgtcccctttggttctcggcaggggtcccttacagttcaccagccctctgctggagggtcctccaaacaccaatacaggaTTTAGGGGTGTAGGTTTCGCTGTTGGGGTTTTtcctcaacctggtacatgtgcaactcctacagtacttcaccacatttttgtggagttttgaTCAGTCAAACTACAGTCTTacgcgggctttggttttttgtatacgacatgtacagccactgtaatctcatggacaATTCTTACCAATTCTCTCcggtacctcagcagcaccacaaactggtgaaccactgtctgctccttgctctcaggtctgtgaggagaactccatttcctcatcagtacctcattctttaaatagtagcaatcaggaactccctctgcttcaattgcaaactgggcagcctgtgctagccCTCAGTACTGGGACAGCTCGCCAAGCCTCAttgagggaagatccatttaactcattccctgggtcttctaactttccaaagaaaggctcagacagacagacctcatggtcatctgtctgcagtgtcaattcagtctcctctgggggagctgctttgatcatggcctgatgcactgcattcagggaaactgcacggaacagtttcctgccactgccctgtctctctgacctctgcagtctctcttccactactggggaagctaccaccttcatccccaccaAATCAGTACCtacgagcaggtcaaccccgtccacaggcaaactagggataattCCCACGGTCACCAGTCCCAAATCTAGGTCGCACGCCAAGTatacccagtgtaaaggtacaggcatacactgccctccaataccattcaccaccagtctggtgttcactgcactctccgggggaaaggtcaggccttttcccagtaaaagggatctagtggcccctatgtccctgaggattactatgggcttgcttgccccactcgaggggtatggggttactttcccttcagacacaaaaccctgataaccctcaggaatcctattaaattttcctgcacttgcagccgtaagcttcctgggtctgactcttactgaagttaaagccacaacttgttctgctgtgctttccatcagggtaacttctccttcactgagccttTGTGccaattaaccctacaggttttccctttatttCCAGTaatcagctcttagatgccctattttattacaatggaaacacacaggtctccgggtctcactcctacttacagcaccttcctttttggctggaggagggccctgtgtctcctgcttttctttccctcccaggactgcttgggcatttatcaccttcccaccctttgtccttttcggatttgtgggggtcatTAAGAAAGGTTCTCCACTGGGTAACCGACTTatagattaaagcaaactcatcagccagaactgctgcttgccgggctctctgaaccttctgttcctctacatgtgtctttatgaatagcgggagagtttttaaattcctctagcaaaattacctctcagattttcatagctgagctgcactttaagagccctcagtcactggtcaaaagacaGCTGCTCATTTCTCTCAAACTTCAGGtaaatttgatcagcttgcttcttgagggttctaaacctttggGGATAGACTTCCAGCTCATATgcactgaggatagcattttttgtcagttcataattggatgaactctcatctggcaacagggaataaacctcatgggcttttccagttagcttgctttgtagtagaagagtccaagtctcagctggccactttaactgccttgccagtttttcaaaggacacaaaaaatgcttccaagtctccctcattgaattttgggatcaattgggaaagttttaacaatttcgtacccagccctgaattacggtcctccatattggccatgctttcactggggttactctgacaccccctagttaactcaagccacctcagctctcacttttcacattccttctggaaagttctttctctctactgtctctctttcctcacattctttctagaaggctctttctttctctccctgtcttctaattcaagtttcctccattccaattgtatctttgctagcaatatcttgtcagagtctacttctaacgctgttgctgcttcttcagattcaagagaaaaatggttggccactagtcttaggagttcagactttttaGTCTTGGCACagatagtgatcccacactgctcagccattttcctcaactcctccatagacagtgcttttaacttatcccaagttactttaccctggcttggggagctactagcttcagtcgcagacatgttcgtattcaatcacacacaaccacgagaaaacctgtattgaaatcttgttctttttttgtttgggatcaatttgacttcccacttccaactttctcatttgtctgtgggtcgaatCCAGACACTAacctccaaatttctgttatgaccaggtgagaaaggggtctaggggttccctctcagcctttgcctggtttgaccgtaatagggtttaatttttaaaaacaccgtgattttagctccccctcagtgaatccttgctcattgcactccaattgtaaggcagattaatccgacaggttttcttagatttaaacaagaaaggtgaaagtttattaatcttaaactctaatttagttaatgACTACAAATACGTGACACGACCACACAAGCatgctgagagagtgagagagtggaagcgacagcgagagagagagagagagagagagagagaggctctcttcttccaagttcagctgcaatctgcagtctgacccaagttgTCCTGTAAgcggttcaaaaccagacctgggccagcaggttagtcatgtgactcgctgtttaaacaaactcctaCGTTCGAGGATTCTCCACCTTGGCAGACATCCTGGAATGCTGGCTCTCTTCCacattcaacgtctggtgatcaaaatccattcgggttaattggatcaggattcttttgtctctccaaacactgtctcttagtatgcaaatgtttttccagccactgctgatctctttaaacatgtcttcgcttcactccagcaacaatttaaaattaatgttta from Heterodontus francisci isolate sHetFra1 chromosome 1, sHetFra1.hap1, whole genome shotgun sequence harbors:
- the msmo1 gene encoding methylsterol monooxygenase 1, coding for MNVTGGGILSSAYLTVEYVDSILPANPLQGPFRSAWNYMLSHYTKFQIATWGSLLVHELVYFLFCLPGFIFQFIPYMQKYKIQQDKPETWEKQWKCFKVLLFNHFCIQLPMICGTYYFTESFNIPYTWESMPRWYMLLAQCFGCAVIEDTWHYFMHRLLHHRRIYKYIHKMHHDFTSPFGMQAEYAHPLETIILGAGFFIGIMIFCNHVMLLWAWVAIRLLETIDVHSGYDIPVNPLHLIPFYAGARFHDFHHMNFIGNYASTFTYWDKIFGTDSQFNIYYRKLANKEKLEDKMN